The following proteins are co-located in the Paludibaculum fermentans genome:
- a CDS encoding ribonuclease J: MSDQKLKVIPLGGLGEFGMNCMAIRYGDDIIVVDAGMMFPDAELLGVDIVTPDFAYLEENKEFVRALVLTHGHEDHIGGIPFLLSQLNIPIYGTAFTLALVERRLEEHEMLDEARLHRVKPGQKIELGPFHVEFVHVTHSIVSCVALAITTPLGVIIHTGDFKVDPTPTDNVLFDLHTLAEYGKRGVLLLLSDSTNVDRPGYTASERAVLPRFEEIFNRAERRVVVACFSSSIHRLQQILDLAATVGRKVAFIGRSMLSATEIAHNLGLLTIPDNLLLRPQDIMSVAPHKVVCVVSGTQGEPMSAMSRVAVDNHKSLSLERGDVVVHSARIIPGNEKAIGRMMNHIARRGAEVVAGSMNPPIHVSGHGSQEELKLLLNLIRPRYFVPIHGEYWQMSKHAALASHLRSYGLEDTFILETGQTLEIDRHGARKGEKVTVGRICIDSGSIDEIVEDMVIRDRRHLSEDGFVIPIIAIDKHTGKCEGLPEIVSRGFVSMEERSELMASARQVVLRTLETSSNEERTDWGVMQEKIRADLKRFLNKQTQRRPLIMPVILEV, encoded by the coding sequence ATGTCCGACCAAAAACTAAAAGTAATCCCGCTGGGCGGCCTCGGCGAGTTCGGCATGAACTGCATGGCCATCCGCTACGGCGACGACATCATCGTCGTAGACGCGGGCATGATGTTTCCTGACGCCGAACTCCTAGGCGTCGACATTGTCACCCCTGACTTTGCTTATCTAGAAGAAAATAAAGAATTTGTTCGTGCCCTCGTGCTCACGCACGGGCACGAGGACCATATCGGCGGCATCCCGTTCCTGCTGTCCCAGCTGAACATCCCGATCTACGGCACGGCCTTTACGTTGGCCCTGGTGGAACGCCGGCTGGAAGAGCACGAGATGCTCGACGAAGCCCGGCTGCATCGCGTGAAGCCCGGTCAGAAGATCGAGTTGGGCCCCTTCCACGTCGAGTTCGTGCACGTCACGCACTCCATTGTGAGCTGCGTGGCCCTCGCCATCACAACGCCTCTCGGCGTGATCATCCACACCGGCGATTTCAAGGTCGACCCCACTCCCACCGACAACGTCCTGTTTGACCTCCACACCCTGGCTGAGTACGGCAAGCGCGGTGTGCTCCTACTGCTGTCGGATTCTACAAACGTCGATCGTCCAGGCTACACCGCCTCGGAACGGGCCGTCCTGCCACGCTTCGAAGAGATCTTCAACCGCGCCGAGCGCCGCGTGGTGGTGGCCTGTTTCTCCAGTTCCATCCATCGTTTGCAGCAGATCCTCGACCTCGCCGCCACGGTCGGACGCAAAGTCGCTTTCATCGGCCGCAGCATGTTGTCGGCCACCGAGATCGCCCACAACCTGGGCCTGCTCACGATTCCCGACAACCTCCTGCTGCGCCCCCAGGACATCATGTCCGTCGCGCCCCATAAGGTGGTCTGCGTCGTCAGCGGCACCCAGGGCGAACCCATGTCCGCCATGAGCCGCGTGGCCGTGGACAACCACAAGAGCCTGTCGCTGGAACGCGGCGACGTCGTGGTGCACAGCGCCCGCATCATCCCCGGCAACGAGAAGGCCATCGGCCGCATGATGAACCACATCGCGCGTCGCGGAGCCGAGGTTGTCGCCGGATCGATGAATCCGCCAATCCACGTCTCTGGACACGGTTCCCAGGAAGAGCTCAAGTTATTGTTGAACCTCATCCGGCCCCGGTATTTCGTCCCGATCCACGGCGAATACTGGCAGATGTCGAAGCACGCCGCCCTCGCTTCGCACCTGCGCTCCTACGGCCTGGAAGACACCTTCATCCTCGAAACCGGCCAGACGCTGGAGATCGACCGCCACGGCGCCCGCAAGGGTGAGAAGGTCACCGTGGGCCGCATCTGCATCGATTCCGGCTCCATCGACGAGATCGTGGAAGACATGGTCATCCGCGACCGCCGTCATCTGTCGGAGGACGGTTTCGTCATCCCGATCATCGCGATCGACAAACACACCGGCAAGTGCGAAGGCCTGCCGGAGATCGTCTCCCGCGGCTTCGTTTCGATGGAAGAACGCTCCGAGCTCATGGCTTCGGCGCGCCAGGTGGTCCTGCGGACCCTGGAAACCTCCTCGAATGAAGAGCGTACCGACTGGGGCGTGATGCAGGAGAAGATCCGCGCCGACCTGAAGCGGTTCCTCAACAAGCAGACGCAACGCCGTCCCTTAATCATGCCCGTCATCCTCGAGGTCTGA